GCCGGAAATTTTCTGACCCATGGCGGCGTCGCGCGCCGCATGATCAATTTCGCGACTTCTATGGTGGGCCATTGGTATGGCGGGCTGGGGCTCGCGGGCGTGATGGCCTGCGCGCTGTTCGCCGCGGTGTCGGGTTCGTCGCCGGCGACCGTGATCGCGATCGGCTCGATCATGATGCCCGCCATGGTCAAGCAGGGTTTTCCAAAACGCTTCGGCGCCGGCGTTATCACCACCTCGGGCGCGCTCGGTATCCTGATCCCGCCTTCGATCGTGATGGTGATCTACTGCGTGGCGACCGGCGGCAGCATCGCGCTCGATCCGGCCGGGCATCGGGTGTCGTCGGCGTCCGTCGGCCAGATGTTCATGGCGGGCGTCATCCCGGGCCTGATGCTGGCGACGCTGTTGGGCCTGACGACCTTCTATCGCGCATACAAGTTTGATTATCCGCGGCTGCCGAAGGCGAGCTGGTCCGAACGCTTCACCGCGTTCCGCAAATGCGTGTGGGGATTGCTGCTGATCCTGATCGTGCTGGGCGGCATCTATGCCGGCCTGTTCACGCCGACGGAAGCCGCCGCCATCAGCGCGGTCTATGCCTTCGTCATCGCCGTATTCGTCTATCGCGACATGTCGCTAAGGGATGTGCCGCGGGTGCTGCTCGGCTCGGCCAATATGAGCGCGATGATCCTCTACATCATCACCAACGCGGTGCTGTTCTCGTTCCTGATGGCGAATGAAAACATTCCCCAGCAGATCGCGGCGTGGATCACCTCGGTCGGCGTCGACTGGATCATCTTCCTCCTGATCGTCAATGTGCTGCTGCTGATCGCGGGCAACGTGATGGAGGCGTCCTC
This portion of the Bradyrhizobium sp. AZCC 2262 genome encodes:
- a CDS encoding TRAP transporter large permease; this encodes MSSLIIFSLLIALMLTGMPISIALGMTVLTFIFTMTNVPTESVALKLFTGIDNFEIMAIPFFILAGNFLTHGGVARRMINFATSMVGHWYGGLGLAGVMACALFAAVSGSSPATVIAIGSIMMPAMVKQGFPKRFGAGVITTSGALGILIPPSIVMVIYCVATGGSIALDPAGHRVSSASVGQMFMAGVIPGLMLATLLGLTTFYRAYKFDYPRLPKASWSERFTAFRKCVWGLLLILIVLGGIYAGLFTPTEAAAISAVYAFVIAVFVYRDMSLRDVPRVLLGSANMSAMILYIITNAVLFSFLMANENIPQQIAAWITSVGVDWIIFLLIVNVLLLIAGNVMEASSIVLIMAPILFPVAVKLGIHPVHLGILMVVNMEVGMCHPPVGLNLYVASGIAKMGITELTIAVWPWLLTMLIFLGVVTYVPEISLWLPRALGML